The sequence ACGCGAGGCCGCTTAGGCGGGCTGCTCGTCACGCCGACATCGCTGTTCTTTGATAGCCCAACCCGCGCCGGTCCACGTCTCAAACGGCTCTGGACACGGCGGAATGGAATCTTGGACTGACGACGGTGTATAGGGATTGTGGTAGGTTGTGTCTTGAACATCGGGATGGGTGATCGCCATAGATCGGGCCATCGATAAGTCATTCACCCAGCCATCAGAGAACGAGCATTTGGCCGTCCTGAACCAATGCAGGCGCCATATCTGCCAGCGCCCGTCATCAAAGACGAAGTCGCAAGCATAAGCGCCAAAAGACCAAAGTGCGACCGGAGGGCCGCCATCAGGAGGTGTGACGGCTTCGATGCCCGGAGATCTCCAAACCCCCTTTGCGGTAAGTCCGTCTCCGGCAACCTCGATCATCGGTGTCGCGAGATAATGAATGAGAAGGTTGCCTTCGAGCGCCATCACGAACTTGTCTTGGTACAGCCGGCGTACCGCCTCCGCTCCAACATAGACACCGCCATCGCCGATCTCGACCGACACGTCTGGCCTGTGCATAGCGAAGAGCGCGACATGGCTCCCAATGTTTTTGGGAGTATGATTGACGGTATAGCGACCCATGAGGTTCTGAATATCGGTCACGGACCGAAGCCTAAAAAGCTCGTGTTTGATGGCTTCGAGCTCATTCATGATAGGAGCACTGCATATCGGTGTAGCCGTCTGGTTTGCGGAGGGAGCCGATTCCGAGATCCGGCACGGCGCTCAAGACGGCGCGCACCTGCGACGGCGTGTCCATCAAACCGTCGATCAAGACCGCGAACTCATCCGGTGTCGGCAGTTCGAGCGTGGCCAGTTGGCTATCCAACAGGCTCGCCGGCATGAAGTGGTCACGGCCAAGCATCCGCCCAACCAAATCCCCATATGGAACGATCGGAAGAACGAACAGGACATGGCCGCACCGCATTCTGATCAAATCGCGATAACGGCGGC is a genomic window of Phenylobacterium montanum containing:
- a CDS encoding gluconokinase, which encodes MSTPIVVMGVSGCGKSTLARDLANRIGRTFIEGDDCHPPANVAKMSAGISLTDDDRRPFLEKVSAALLAAEGGGVASCSALRRRYRDLIRMRCGHVLFVLPIVPYGDLVGRMLGRDHFMPASLLDSQLATLELPTPDEFAVLIDGLMDTPSQVRAVLSAVPDLGIGSLRKPDGYTDMQCSYHE
- a CDS encoding nuclear transport factor 2 family protein translates to MNELEAIKHELFRLRSVTDIQNLMGRYTVNHTPKNIGSHVALFAMHRPDVSVEIGDGGVYVGAEAVRRLYQDKFVMALEGNLLIHYLATPMIEVAGDGLTAKGVWRSPGIEAVTPPDGGPPVALWSFGAYACDFVFDDGRWQIWRLHWFRTAKCSFSDGWVNDLSMARSMAITHPDVQDTTYHNPYTPSSVQDSIPPCPEPFETWTGAGWAIKEQRCRRDEQPA